The Setaria viridis chromosome 6, Setaria_viridis_v4.0, whole genome shotgun sequence genome includes the window CGCCGCATTGGTGCTTGTCTTCGCCGTCGCCACGCTCAACATCCACGACCCCGCGCTAGGGTTCGTCATCGGCGCCGCGGTGGTGGGAAAAAAAAGCAACGGGTCCTAATGgccccaatacgatgacgtggcctattttgaaatattggaaGCTATTGGAAGTTATTTATTAACGATCTGCTATGAATTGATATGTTTTgaggaattttttttggaagagccCCAATACATAGTTCTTACGTAGTTCTAGGGAAGAATATTTTGGGTACTTCAGAAGTTGCTCTAACCACGGTCGCAAACTGCAGCTCAAGAGTATAGCATGTTGTCCAGAAGAAAAAGGACCCTTCCAGGTTCAGATTCAGATCCCCGTGTTAAACCATTATCGTGGATCTATCAATAGTAAAGGTCAAACTAAACGACAGAACACGAAACAACATGCATGTTTAGGAGCTCCATTTACCACCACAGGCTTTACATTTCCAGCTGATGCCAACATGTAATTCAATAACACCATGATGACAGTGGAATGCAGCATTACACACGATGGTCTAAGATCAAATAACTTCGGAGCTCATCAGGAGATACAAGTCGTGGATCCCATTGTATTCCATTTCATCCTAGGCTGATTCGATTGGGAACTACACCTCCAGAATATAGCACAGGTGGATCAGAACACGAGAGGAACGGCATCATCGCTGGTAGCTTCGTGCGAATCTGGCAAATCAGGCAGGTCTGCGCTGATGGAGAACCTTAGCCACCGCCGTTTCTCCACGTACACCAGGCATGGCTGCAGCACGAACCCAACGATCATTGCCATGATGCTTACTGCCATCACCTTGAAGGATGCGAGGGCCATCACCACCACGATCAGGAGAGCAGGAGGGATGATCATCAGGACAGCACCAATGGTGCCTAGAGGGATCTTGTAGGGCCGAGAGGTGTCTGGATGTGTCATCCTCAGCTTGATGAAGGCAATGAACTCTAGGATCATGCCGAAGCAGTAGAGGTAGTTCTCAGCAGCAACGATCTCCTGAAAGCTCATCCAGGACAGCAGGATCACACCAAAGGCCGAGAACAGGATGCCAATCAGTGGGGTTCCATAGCGAGATCTCTTGGCAAAGAATTCAGGGAGCATTCCGCGCTCGGCCATCCCAAGAAGCTGGTAAGAATCGCTGCTCATTTCCGTGAGGAAGTTGCCCATGTTGGACAATGCAGCAGCTCCTTGAATCCATGAGTGCAACCAGACACCACCGAGAATCCTTGCAATGTCTGAAAAATACCCATCTGACCAGTGCTCCCGAACAACTGGAATTGCTGCTGTACAAGTGATCAGAGGGTACAGGTATCCCCCCACCACTAGAACTAGAGCATAAGAAAGAGCTCTCGGGAGGGTCCTCTTTGGATTCTCGACTTCTCCAGCCAATGTACTGATTGAATCCCAGTAGTTGAGGTTCCAAAACAGTGTGTTCAGATACAATCCCCAATTCACACTCCCCAAGTCCATCTCAAGCCACCTTGAAGGTTCAATCCGGGGAATAGCTATCAATCCCATCACAAAGAATGGGAGGAGGGAGAACACCCCAAGAAAGACTGCCACCCAGCCAACTATGGTCAGACCTCTGTAGTTCATGTATGTAAGTGCAACTGTGAGGATAAGCACCGCCAAGGTCCTTGGTAGCCCACCTCCAAGAGCTGGAACACTGGACTTGACATAGTCAAGAAAGAGGACCGGATATAGAGCATTATCAATGACACCACTGAGCCACTTCGCCCAACCTTGTTGAAACCCCCAAAAGGGACCAAGAGCAGAAGAGACCCAGACAACATAACCACCATTCTCTGGGAACATAGTGCCCATCTCTGCAGTGATTAGAGCTTCTGGAATGCTCCATATGAGTGCAAACAGAAGAAAACCCGCAATTGCTAGCAGTGGCCCAGCAGCCTTGACACTGTCCTCAATCCCAAAGGGACCCCCAGAAACCTCATAGAATATGAGGAAGATGAGGGGGACCATGGAAACTTTGGGAATGCCATGGCCTCCCTTACGCTCCTCGCCCTCATTGACACTATTGTACTTGACTGCAACACGATCCCCCATTGGAAGACAGGCTGAATTTGCTCGTGTTATTGCTGTGTTCCTCAATTTCTGCAATGGCAAAGCCAGAAAATCAGTAATATGCAATGCATAAGGTTGTTGCTTGTTTCAACATGCAAGATGGACATAATGAACATAAGTAATAATATGGGGAAAAACCGATGCATTTCATTTCAGTATTAACATGCAAGTATTTTCTTCTTTATACATTATACAATACTTAGAAATATCAGGTTTTGAATGGTATGTTTACTGGGGACAATGGGGCACTAGTAATAGTGAGAGTGGAAgtcataagaaaataaaataaaataaaaattggaGACCGCAGAAAAAATAAGCTCAGTCAATAGAACAAAAACTGGTACTAAATTCCATCTAAGATAAACAGTGGTACTAAAATCCATATAAGATAAACAGTGATAAAAAATCTGTGTGAAATAATGTGGTTGATTTGGCCTAGTATTAACAGGCTTGATTTGAGATATCAGATTGTGTCAATCATATTTGGGCTCACTGTTTCATAGTTGAAGGGTGCTAGCAAATTCTATACATCCGGAAGGCCAAAGGTCAATCGAAACATCGAGTGCACGCTCAAGAAATTATGTTGTCATTCTGTTATGGGTTTCCATATCCAGAAACAAAAGCAGGCTGCAGTGTTAAAATTTGTGGTAAAGAGCGGAATGAAAAAGGGCAGTGACAAAAGGGAAGTTAGTATGCAATATCAAGTGACAGTGTCTTGAGAACTCAAGTAAAATGCTACGGGACTCTACATCATGGTAAATAAAATTTCATGTCCACTTAATAAGGATCATACCAATGCACTAATTATAAATCAGTAATAATTAGGGAAACCAAGAATCTCTACTATTCCATCATAAGTATAAGTAGAGCAATGAATGGCCAGGTTTATTTCACAACTTCCACATGGCACGGGGAATTTATATTGTGCTTACATCTCACTAGGACAAGTGTACAGCGTACCACACAACTTGGCAAACTGGTATGTGAAGAAACTTGGAGCAGAAGGCTTAATTTAGTTGGGATGGGATCAAGGCTGCTGACTTTGCAGCAATCATGGGGGGTAGAAGCGTGGAACCGCAACTGCTTCTCCTCATCGCAAGGTGGAATCCAGAAGGGAAGCTAAGCATTGAAGCAAGAAGCACTGCCATATCTGCTAATCAGACTTGTGTGAGGAAATATATGCGGAAACGGCACGGAACGGATcaggtggccgccggcgaccggGTGGGTCGCGCTGGGATCGTAGCGAGCTCGattgggggaggaggcggcgcggatcATCCAACGCAGCTCGATCGGGGTCGGATTCGAGGAGGCACGATCTGGAGCGGGAGCCGAGAAGCACCCGTCCGGATTGGAGCGCGGTTTCAGCAGCCAGCAGGTAAATCGCGCAGGAGACTAACCAACTCGCCTCCATCGAGGAAGCAACAAGGCGATCAGAACTGGGCATGGAACGGAGTGAGCACAACTCCTTAGAAGCAGaatcggagagagagagagaggggggggaggggggggggggtgagtaGGAGTATGGACGCGCTCACCATCTAccgcggccggccccggcccgCATGCTCGGAGTGCGGATCTCCGCGCGCCCCGTCCCCACTccggcggcgcgagcgcgggTCCGCGTCCTGTCCCGcgcctcccccctcctctcccctggACGGACGCCGAGTTACTGGAGGtctgtgtgtgtgagagagagagagcgacggcggcgaggcgggggcggaggcggaggcccgGAAGAAGAAGGCAGCCAGCAGCGGCAGAGGAGCAGGGCGCAGCAGATGGGGAAGGGAGTAGTATAGCCTGGCCCCACGAGTCAGACAGGATAGGAGACGcgacttttattttattttatttgttttagcGCGAAATGTTCGGGCACGCGACCCGCGTGCGCACGGCACGACCCGCGTCGGACTTGGGGATGCTGGCGTGGCATGCTGCTGACCACGCGAAGGCGAAAGAATTACACGTCGTCTCCTGCGTCTCAGGCTGGTAATCTCCTTTTTTGGGGGGGGATTGAGGTCTCTCACGCTGGTAACTTGGCGATTAGTGGAGGGTGAGTGTTGGGTTAGTTTTGGTCTGTTGGGGAAGTGAGACGCGACGCAGCGCAACCAAAAACAGATAAAACGGTGCGGAATTTGCAAGCTGTGGGCTCCCAAATTtcattctcttttcttttttttggaaaaagcaGTAGGAGTAGGCACGAAACCTCTCTATCAGTGCCGTTATAGGCACAGCGCCCGGAGCAAGAATCTGTCGCACGTGGGCCGCGTGGGAGCGTGCATGGTCCGCGCACGAGCCACGTCAcgcgaatttttttatttttatatattttttttctattttgcagaaatatatagttgatgaaaaaattgcaaaactagagTTGCCGACCCAACCGGCGGAAGGACCTTACCGCCGGTTGGGCCGGCGACAACGGGTCATCCCTCCGCAAcacactttcaaaaaaacataactaattcatatcaacttggatggagataaactttatataaaacttgtagATCTCAACGAGATCTATAATtttgtagttaaaacttttttttatttaatgatatattggtgctcaaataatcgatgcaagtttcagatctaaaattcaatttttagatctaaaattgGGTAGCACACTTTTaaaaaatgataactaattcatatgagctCAGAAAGAAATaagctttatatgaaaattgtagtcctcgatgagatttacaac containing:
- the LOC117861107 gene encoding probable polyamine transporter At1g31830 isoform X2, with the protein product MGDRVAVKYNSVNEGEERKGGHGIPKVSMVPLIFLIFYEVSGGPFGIEDSVKAAGPLLAIAGFLLFALIWSIPEALITAEMGTMFPENGGYVVWVSSALGPFWGFQQGWAKWLSGVIDNALYPVLFLDYVKSSVPALGGGLPRTLAVLILTVALTYMNYRGLTIVGWVAVFLGVFSLLPFFVMGLIAIPRIEPSRWLEMDLGSVNWGLYLNTLFWNLNYWDSISTLAGEVENPKRTLPRALSYALVLVVGGYLYPLITCTAAIPVVREHWSDGYFSDIARILGGVWLHSWIQGAAALSNMGNFLTEMSSDSYQLLGMAERGMLPEFFAKRSRYGTPLIGILFSAFGVILLSWMSFQEIVAAENYLYCFGMILEFIAFIKLRMTHPDTSRPYKIPLGTIGAVLMIIPPALLIVVVMALASFKVMAVSIMAMIVGFVLQPCLVYVEKRRWLRFSISADLPDLPDSHEATSDDAVPLVF
- the LOC117861107 gene encoding probable polyamine transporter At1g31830 isoform X1, which codes for MKLRNTAITRANSACLPMGDRVAVKYNSVNEGEERKGGHGIPKVSMVPLIFLIFYEVSGGPFGIEDSVKAAGPLLAIAGFLLFALIWSIPEALITAEMGTMFPENGGYVVWVSSALGPFWGFQQGWAKWLSGVIDNALYPVLFLDYVKSSVPALGGGLPRTLAVLILTVALTYMNYRGLTIVGWVAVFLGVFSLLPFFVMGLIAIPRIEPSRWLEMDLGSVNWGLYLNTLFWNLNYWDSISTLAGEVENPKRTLPRALSYALVLVVGGYLYPLITCTAAIPVVREHWSDGYFSDIARILGGVWLHSWIQGAAALSNMGNFLTEMSSDSYQLLGMAERGMLPEFFAKRSRYGTPLIGILFSAFGVILLSWMSFQEIVAAENYLYCFGMILEFIAFIKLRMTHPDTSRPYKIPLGTIGAVLMIIPPALLIVVVMALASFKVMAVSIMAMIVGFVLQPCLVYVEKRRWLRFSISADLPDLPDSHEATSDDAVPLVF